One Thermodesulfovibrionales bacterium genomic window, ACGATGGGACCAGTGGCTGGGGAGAGAGGATTCGAACCCCTATAAGCAGATCCAGAGTCTGCCGTCCTGCCATTGGACGACTCCCCAAAAGAGAAGCAAAAGCTCCCTACAATTCAGCTATGATTTATACCATATCATTTGCCTGCTTGTAAACATCCGCCCTTTGTGGAGAAGGACGGGAAATGCTACGTGACGTGTATCTAAACCGCTTTCAGAGGGGAGTATTTTGCAGCCGTGCGTGTCTGCTAGGAGCAACGAATTTCTTGCCCTGGCGGGTATCTCTCTCTATCAGGAGCCGGGTGATATCGCGAAGCATTTCACTCCTGTTCCTCTCCCATTTCGGTGCTATAAGAATCGAATCGGGCGCAGTCGCAAAAAGCCGCTGAATGACGATTTCAGGGGACAACCTCTCGAGAAAATCGACCACAAAATTAAGATAGTCCTTGTAACCGAAGACGGGAAAAGGACTTTCGCCGAAGAAGGAGGCAAGGGGAGTGTCCCTGACTATCTGGAGTTGATGAATCTTCAAGAAGCCTAAAGGAAGCGCTGAAAGCGCTCCAGCCATCGAGAGGGTCTCCTGCCGCGTCTCTGTCGGAAATCCGACAATGATGTGTGCCCCGATCTCGATGCCCCTCCCCTCCGTCATTGTGAGAGCGTTTAAGAAGGTTCTGTAATCGTGTCCCCGGTTGATGAACCGAAGGCTCTTGTCGTACATTGATTGAAGTCCGTATTCCACGAGTACGAAGTACCGTGAGG contains:
- a CDS encoding TIGR01212 family radical SAM protein (This family includes YhcC from E. coli K-12, an uncharacterized radical SAM protein.); translation: MRYNSFGRFTKERFGTSVHKVNVDAGFTCPNRDGTLGVSGCIYCNNDSFRPGSCRPALSIKEQVRNGIEYLKRRYGSEKFIVYFQPFTNTYAPVEELERIYREALTEPSVMGLAIGTRPDCIDREKIALLESLASRYFVLVEYGLQSMYDKSLRFINRGHDYRTFLNALTMTEGRGIEIGAHIIVGFPTETRQETLSMAGALSALPLGFLKIHQLQIVRDTPLASFFGESPFPVFGYKDYLNFVVDFLERLSPEIVIQRLFATAPDSILIAPKWERNRSEMLRDITRLLIERDTRQGKKFVAPSRHARLQNTPL